The Maridesulfovibrio sp. genomic sequence CCCAGCTATAGAACTGAATACGACTTTAATTATGTAAATCAAAAAACGCCACCTCCCAAAAAAATCCGGCAGACCAAAGCCAGCCGGATTGATAACGACAGTTTCGTGTTTCAGCAGCGAAACTTTAAATCTGGAACTCTCCGGACTTATAAATAACCACTTCGCTGCCATCCCTGAGAGTCGCGTAAACAGTTTTATCCTGAGTGTTTACCAGATCCCAGTGCAGAGCCGAAGTATTATAGCCCAATTCTTCTTTCATCCGGCCATCAAGCTCAGCCTGATCTCCGGCATAAGTATCAGGATAGGAAGAACCTACGGCAACGTGGCAGTTACCGAACTCTCCGCCGTAGTTCTCGTCGTAGAGAGTATTGGCCATGAATTTATCTATACGCGAAAAACGGCGGTCGGTAAGGGAAAATTCACCAAGCTTGGAAGCTCCCTCATCCATTGCCAGTTGCTTCTTGACAAACTCCTCGCCCTCTTTTGCTGTGACTTCCCTGGCTACACCATCTTCAAAAACAATGCGCACCCCTTCCACATAGTTACCGGAACGATAGGAAGGCTGGTCAGCATAGTACACGCCTGAAGTTCCGCGCCAATCCGGGGAAATAAACAGCTCAAAACTGGGTATATTGTGACCGGAAACCCCGATCCACTGACGCAGGTCACCATGTTTCACCGTCAGGTCCATATCTTCTGAAACCACACGATATGACTCAATACCCAGACCGTTCAGCCAGTCTTTTACTTCGGAGGCCTTGTCAAAAACGCCCTTCCAGCAGGCAGCCGGATCATCTTCATCGAGATAACAGGCCTTCACAATCTGGGCGGTAAAATCTTCAAGAGAAAGCCCTGCGGACTCTGCAAGCGCCTTGGTGGGGTAAGAACATAAAGTCCAACCCAGTTCTCCATTCTGTTCCCGCTTCTCCATAATATCACGCAGGAATTTACGGGCCACTGCACATTTACCCATTCGGGAAGGGTCAACCCCGGCAAGGTGGGTGAGTGAAGAAGGAGCAAGCAGCACGATCAGTCCATTCAAGGCGCTGGTAAACTCCTCTTCACCGGGAGCGATGTAACGCAACTGGTCTTCATTTCCGTCACCGTAAAAACTTTTCTCCATTTCGGAAGTCAAGGTCATTCGCGGCACCGGATTAAGTCCTTCATCAATGAGACGCTTGAATACCGCCTCGGCAAGGGGCAGAGCCTCAACTTCATAACGGACCATGATCAGATCACCTTTTTCATACGGTTTGGTCCGTGCGGTGGTCAGCCCCCACCACAGAGCATCTACATATTTATCAAGCTGTTCTTTTGTCAGCATAATTACTCCTGATAAAATTGCTTTTAAAAACCATCTATTAATTCAATGCACCGCTAAAGTCATCCTCAATGAGGAAGCAAATATCACCTATAAATGAAAATCATAATCTGTACTTGAAATCCTTAGTCATATGATTAAGATGTTTCTTGTACTTTTTAGTACCTGACTTCTTGACATGAGGAAGTCTTGTGGATATCCACAGTTCAATAGCCCTGAGTCGGGGGTAAAAGCTGGAAAGTTCCGGCTCAATCCTAATTGTTATAGACTGCGTAGCCTGTCGGCTTTGTACGCAGGCTACCAGAGGCTAAAAAAATCAATCTTTTTGGAGGGTAACTCTATGAGCTACGTTATCACTATTGATACTGACAAATGTAACGGCGACGGCGAATGCGTTGATGTATGTCCCACTGAAGTTTACGAACTTCAGGACGGCAAAGCAGTAGCTGTAAACGAAGACGAATGCCTCGGCTGTGAATCCTGTATCGAAGTTTGCGAACAGGATGCTATCACCATCGAAGAGCAGTAGAAAGTTCTTCATTACGAAGATTTTAAGGCGGGAATCAGGGTTAGCCCAGATTCCCGCCTGCTCTTTAATTGAGGCCAGTTAACTTTTAAAATGTTCATTGAACCAGCCTGCCGGAGCCGGATTTCTTTTTCTCCTCCCCCCTCTTCCTTTCCTCTTTTTATGCGCCCCCCCGGCATGCAGCCTGTGCCTGTTTCAAAAACCGTCACGCGGGGTCGGTTTCAAAATCAGTAATTATTTTCATGCAGCCAATTGACTGCTGAACAATAAGACTTAGCTTATACGAGTTTGCGCGGTTTAATCCGCCATAACTCTGAACATATTTTTTCACGGAGGTTTTGCTTTGGAGTTCAAAGAAATTTTTCAAAAATATGAAGCTCTTGTCGCTGAAGTGGACAAGACATTCAATAAAATATCCGAACAGACTGAAGACGGCATCAAATGTGCCAAAGGTTGCAGCGACTGCTGCCACGCCCTCTTCGATCTGAC encodes the following:
- a CDS encoding aminopeptidase, encoding MLTKEQLDKYVDALWWGLTTARTKPYEKGDLIMVRYEVEALPLAEAVFKRLIDEGLNPVPRMTLTSEMEKSFYGDGNEDQLRYIAPGEEEFTSALNGLIVLLAPSSLTHLAGVDPSRMGKCAVARKFLRDIMEKREQNGELGWTLCSYPTKALAESAGLSLEDFTAQIVKACYLDEDDPAACWKGVFDKASEVKDWLNGLGIESYRVVSEDMDLTVKHGDLRQWIGVSGHNIPSFELFISPDWRGTSGVYYADQPSYRSGNYVEGVRIVFEDGVAREVTAKEGEEFVKKQLAMDEGASKLGEFSLTDRRFSRIDKFMANTLYDENYGGEFGNCHVAVGSSYPDTYAGDQAELDGRMKEELGYNTSALHWDLVNTQDKTVYATLRDGSEVVIYKSGEFQI
- a CDS encoding ferredoxin, whose translation is MSYVITIDTDKCNGDGECVDVCPTEVYELQDGKAVAVNEDECLGCESCIEVCEQDAITIEEQ